Proteins encoded within one genomic window of Aphidius gifuensis isolate YNYX2018 unplaced genomic scaffold, ASM1490517v1 Contig6, whole genome shotgun sequence:
- the LOC122860088 gene encoding calpain-A-like: MLNQHIGHCSRDEPSTSRSSTELQRIPSDRSLQQLKLENVQLTEYKNGEMIELQEQDFFHLQKEAFRDHKLFKDPQFPKELFLNSGQNDLRPKDIVEKPQEPVIFIDNKKPFHVKQGKLGDCWFVVGLLHLQYYPNLFRFIVSPHDQTFNAKNYAGIFHFRFWQAGTWVDVVIDDRLPTVQKTLIYASSGYPNEFWPALIEKAYAKLLYRSYKNLIGGFSKISMPDLSGCISETYVIKSTSNELFKIIQNAKDRSTMISCSTVNQEEFQKFKTPVLRLLPHHSYAITAVKTVTIDKIDGEFKLIRIRNPQGRVSKHLYHGNIKYFFNQATLESKLDTEIDGESWILYDDFIKYFSYVEICNLTPNQITNHVYSNTGKKLALSAIEGKFIGAVTPKQIVSNNFYKINPQYRMVLTKSDEGKNTSTVLIGISLKRRHDLEKISTSLIYFEMISVS, translated from the exons ATGTTGAATCAACatattg gtcATTGTTCAAGAGATGAGCCCAGCACCAGCAGAAGTTCAACAGAGCTTCAAAGAATTCCGTCCGACAGAAGTCTTCAGCAATTAAAACTGGAAAATGTCCAG TTGACAGAGTATAAAAATGGTGAAATGATTGAATTACAAGAACAGGATTTCTTTCATCTTCAAAAAGAAGCATTTAGAGACCATAAGCTGTTTAAAGACCCCCAATTTCCAAAAGAATTATTTCTTAACTCAGGACAAAATGATTTAAGACCAAag gaTATTGTAGAAAAGCCACAAGAGCCTGtcatatttattgataataaaaaacctTTTCACGTGAAGCAAGGAAAACTAGGTGATTGCTGGTTTGTCGTTGGACTTTTACATCTTCAATATTATccaaatttatttcgattcaTTGTCTCACCACACGACCAGACATTCAATGCTAAAAATTATGCTGGAATATTTCACTTCAG atTTTGGCAAGCTGGAACATGGGTTGACGTTGTCATTGATGATCGTCTTCCAACTGTACAAAAAACACTAATTTATGCATCATCAGGATATCCCAACGAGTTTTGg cCAGCATTAATTGAAAAAGCTTACGCAAAATTACTTTATCGATCATACAAAAATCTCATTGGTggtttttctaaaatatcaaTGCCAGATTTATCAGGATGTATATCTGAAACATACGTAATAAAATCTAcatcaaatgaattatttaaaattattcaaaatgcaAAAGATAGATCTACAATGATAAGTTGTTCGACTGTCAATCAAGAAGAATTTCAAAAGTTTAAAACGCCTGTATTGCGTCTTTTGCCTCATCACTCTTATGCTATAACAGCTGTAAAAACAGTAACAATAGATAAAATTGATGGTGAATTTAAACTCATACGTATACGGAATCCACAAGGTCGAGTATCTAAGCATCTCTATCACggtaatatcaaatattttttcaaccaggCTACTTTAGAATCAAAATTAGATACTGAAATTGATGGAGAAAGTTGGATTCTATATGATGATTTCATTAAgtatttttcatatgttgaaATTTGTAATTTGACACCCAATCAAATAACTAATCATGTTTATTCAAATActggaaaaaaattggcatTATCAGCAATCGAAGGAAAATTTATAGGAGCAGTAACCCCAAAGCAAATAGtatccaataatttttataaaattaatccaCAGTATCGTATGGTATTGACAAAGTCAGACGAAGGAAAAAATACATCTACTGTTCTTATTGGTATCTCATTAAAACGTAGAcatgatttagaaaaaatttcaactagTTTAATATACTTTGAAATGATATCAGTAAGTTga